The following proteins are encoded in a genomic region of Palaemon carinicauda isolate YSFRI2023 chromosome 19, ASM3689809v2, whole genome shotgun sequence:
- the LOC137658114 gene encoding uncharacterized protein, translating to MMYKTILILLVCAAGAFARCSEEDQIECETSSKCTRIGYICDGDNDCGDYSDERDDICDAWRNSRCARGDVQCERNGNTACVSMEEYCTSANPPCAGDLDKRICQMLQNGKLQELDKIVLPREGREHLDGDLSITEDLNDTLTSGADFSHLVDHTIRHDDCPNLYTKIGDMCVSIFYFGNMTWGQAEKFCEVIKGKLFVPEKKEELDILTRHMKDHPISSDFWVGGNFHNNTHGWRWINDQPMELHNYQWAVKYDSSCYTREINWEYRNAVIDANDGVCYNYFQAPWTSNPSGSCVAITYNRFYFLSDEHCHLKKSPLCRFTKAA from the exons ATGATGTATAAAACAATATTAATTCTTCTGGTTTGTGCAGCag GAGCCTTTGCTCGTTGCTCAGAAGAAGACCAAATTGAGTGTGAAACCAGCTCTAAATGTACAAGGATTGGCTACATCTGCGATGGGGACAATGATTGCGGAGATTACTCTGATGAAAGGGACGATATCTGTGAT GCTTGGAGGAACAGCCGCTGTGCCAGGGGTGACGTGCAGTGTGAAAGAAATGGGAATACCGCGTGTGTGTCAATGGAAGAATACTGTACATCCGCCAATCCTCCCTGCGCGGGAGATCTGGACAAAAGAATCTGCCAG ATGCTCCAAAATGGGAAGCTGCAAGAATTAGACAAAATCGTTCTGCCAAGAGAAGGACGCGAACACTTAGACG GTGACTTGAGCATCACAGAGGACCTAAATGACACTCTCACGTCAGGAGCAGATTTCAGTCACTTGGTCGACCACACCATCAGGCACGACGATTGCCCAAACTTGTACACTAAAATCGGTGATATGTGTGTGTCCATCTTCTACTTCGGCAAT ATGACCTGGGGCCAAGCTGAGAAGTTCTGCGAGGTGATTAAGGGCAAACTCTTCGTGCCTGAGAAGAAAGAGGAACTTGACATCCTCACGCGCCACATGAAGGACCACC CAATTTCGTCTGACTTCTGGGTTGGTGGAAATTTCCATAATAACACCCATGGATGGAGATGGATTAATGACCAGCCTATGGAACTCCACAACTATCAGTGGGCTGTCAA ATATGATTCGTCTTGCTACACCCGAGAGATCAATTGGGAGTATCGCAACGCAGTGATCGACGCTAATGATGGAGTCTGCTACAACTACTTCCAGGCTCCTTGGACCTCCAATCCCTCTGGCAGCTGTGTTGCCATCACTTACAACAGGTTCTATTTTCTCAGTGATGAGCATTGCCACTTGAAGAAGAGTCCTTTGTGCAGGTTTACAAAGGCCGCATAG